The following proteins are encoded in a genomic region of Neurospora crassa OR74A linkage group VI, whole genome shotgun sequence:
- a CDS encoding malonyl CoA-acyl carrier protein transacylase produces MPLRGPLRRPALALPPFTCNNVTTKIPLRISPLPRSVAVRQRRGHATHLPVPDTRPKTAIFFPGQGVQRVGMLTPWLEAFPSTTSEIIDEIDSIVGHKLSDVIQNGPGKDLNLSPNAQPAIMATSILIIRILEKHFNFRVQDNAHFTLGHSLGEFAALVAGGYIHFEDSLRMVQKRAEAMSNATRQAEEMYGGEYGMVALVSSKAEHLPPLIAAIHEFVGYDSAGSKVESADEWCPIDQVLIANVNSKTQIVLSGSIERIKTLVEHVRQFLGHDPRAVRLKSDSPFHSPIMKPAVGVLQQMMAGNSMVKGREKEDIITFPGKVTCISNVTARPFESREQLKDLLARQAVETVQWWDSIKYLDQSMKVRRWVGIGPGYVGRNLVGKEVGMRGKDVIKGAGVWAITDPKEIEEVLRGLEETDFYEDDEWQDAWDRWD; encoded by the exons ATGCCTTTGCGAGGGCCCCTTCGTCGGCCTGCGCTTGCGCTTCCTCCTTTCACATGCAACAATGTCACCACAAAAATACCCCTCAGGATATCACCATTACCGCGCTCGGTAGCGGTACGGCAGCGTAGAGGACATGCGACACATCTCCCGGTACCAGACACGCGGCCAAAGACGGCCATCTTCTTTCCAG GCCAAGGCGTCCAAAGAGTCGGCATGCTCACGCCCTGGCTAGAAGCCTTTCCCTCGACAACTTCCGAAATCATCGACGAAATTGACTCGATAGTGGGCCACAAGCTCTCGGACGTGATACAAAATGGGCCCGGCAAGGACCTCAACCTGTCGCCCAACGCACAACCAGCCATCATGGCTACCTCGATATTGATCATCCGCATTCTCGAAAAGCATTTCAACTTTAGAGTCCAAGACAATGCCCACTTTACTCTCGGTCACTCTCTTGGCGAATTCGCTGCGCTTGTCGCAGGCGGCTATATCCATTTTGAAGATAGTTTGCGAATGGTGCAAAAGCGAGCGGAAGCCATGTCCAATGCCACGCGGCAGGCCGAGGAGATGTATGGCGGAGAGTACGGCATGGTGGCACTCGTCAGTAGCAAGGCCGAGCACCTGCCACCCTTGATTGCCGCAATCCACGAGTTCGTCGGCTACGACAGCGCCGGCTCGAAAGTGGAGAGCGCCGACGAATGGTGCCCAATCGACCAAGTGCTCATTGCGAACGTCAACAGCAAGACGCAAATCGTGCTCAGCGGAAGCATTGAGCGCATCAAGACACTGGTGGAACACGTGCGGCAGTTCCTGGGACACGACCCACGCGCGGTCAGGCTCAAGAGCGACAGTCCGTTTCACAGTCCCATCATGAAGCCGGCCGTCGGGGTGCTGCAGCAGATGATGGCGGGAAACAGCATGGTCAaggggagggaaaaggaggacATTATCACGTTTCCCGGCAAGGTTACGTGCATTAGCAACGTGACGGCCAGGCCGTTTGAAAGTAGGGAGCAGCTCAAGGACCTTTTGGCTCGGCAGGCGGTCGAGACGGTACAGTGGTGGGACAGCATCAAGTATCTGGATCAGTCCATGAAGGTCAGGAGATGGGTCGGTATCGGGCCGGGGTACGTGGGCCGGAACCTGGTGGGCAAGGAGGTGGGCATGCGCGGGAAGGACGTCATCAAGGGCGCCGGTGTCTGGGCAATCACGGATCCgaaggagattgaggaggTGCTCAGAGGGTTGGAGGAGACAGACTTTTATGAGGACGACGAGTGGCAGGATGCATGGGATAGGTGGGACTGA
- the ylo-1 gene encoding aldehyde dehydrogenase, variant gives MAASKVEIAPFEVTPLDAIPAVCSTARATFASHKTKNLQWRLVQLRKLYWALDDFKASLMAALQQDLRKGGYESDFTEVDWVKNDCLHMINNLETFAKTEKLKDLPVTYSMMNFRVKKEPLGTVLIIGPYNFPIQLVLAPLVGAIGAGCTAVIKPSELTPACAMAMKEMIESRLDRDAFAVVNGGVPETNALMEEKWDKIMFTGSAQVGSIIARKAAETLTPVCLELGGRNPAFVTKKANLALAARRLMWGKVLNAGQVCMSHNYVLVDKDVADTFIEFLKIAYKDMFPNGAKASPDLSRIVNARHFNRIKKMLDETKGKIVMGGEMDESELYIEPTAVLVDSLDDPMMQEESFGPIFSIYPVDTLDQALSIANNVHRTPLALMAFGDKSETNRILDEMTSGGACINDSYFHGAVHTVPFGGVGDSGWGAYRGKASFDNFTHFRTVSETPTWMDRFLRVRYMPYDWSELRLLQRWTNKKPNFDRQGTVAKGSEYWMWYFLGLGTKGGVKVNEATTS, from the exons ATGGCCGCATCCAAAGTCGAAATCGCCCCCTTCGAGGTCACACCCCTCGACGCCATTCCCGCCGTCTGCAGCACCGCCCGTGCCACCTTTGCCTCCCACAAGACCAAGAACCTGCAATGGCGTCTCGTCCAGCTGCGCAAGCTCTACTGGGCTCTCGACGACTTCAAGGCCTCGCTCATGGCCGCGCTGCAGCAGGACCTGCGCAAGGGCGGATATGAGTCGGACTTCACCGAGGTCGACTGGGTCAAGAACGACTGCCTGCACATGATCAACAACCTCGAGACGTTTGCCAAGACggagaagctcaaggatCTGCCCGTCACCTACTCGATGATGAACTTCCGCGTCAAAAAGGAACCTTTGGGAAccgtcctcatcatcggccCTTACAACTTCCCCATCCAGCTGGTGCTGGCCCCGCTCGTGGGCGCCATTGGCGCCGGCTGCACGGCCGTCATCAAGCCCTCCGAGCTGACCCCCGCGTGCGCCATGGCCATGAAGGAAATGATCGAGAGCCGGCTGGACCGCGACGCCTTCGCCGTCGTCAACGGCGGTGTCCCCGAGACCAACGCGCTCATGGAGGAGAAGTGGGACAAGATCATGTTCACCGGCAGTGCCCAGGTCGGCTCCATCATTGCCCGCAAGGCCGCCGAGACGCTGACGCCCGTGTGCCTCGAGCTGGGCGGCAGGAACCCGGCCTTTGTgaccaagaaggccaacCTGGCGCTCGCGGCCCGCCGCCTGATGTGGGGCAAGGTCCTGAACGCCGGACAGGTGTGCATGAGCCATAACTACGTGCTCGTTGACAAGGATGTGGCCGACACTTTCATCGAGTTCCTCAAGATTGCGTACAAGGACATGTTCCCCAACGGAGCAAAGGCCAGCCCGGATCTGTCACGCATTGTCAACGCGAGGCACTTCAACAGAATCAAGAAGATGTTGGACGAGACCAAGGGCAAGATCGTCATGGGCGGCGAGATGGACGAGAGCGAGCTGTACATTGAGCCGACGGCGGTGTTGGTGGATAGTCTCGATGATCCGATGATGCAGGAAGAGAGCTTCGGTCCCATCTTTAGCATTTACCCTGTGGACACCCTCGACCAGGCGCTCAGCATTGCCAATAACGTGCACCGGACGCCGTTGGCGTTGATGGCGTTTGGTGACAAGTCGGAGACTAACAGGA TTCTCGACGAAATGACCTCTGGCGGCGCCTGCATCAACGACTCCTACTTCCACGGCGCCGTGCACACGGTCCCCTTCGGTGGCGTCGGCGACTCCGGCTGGGGCGCCTATCGCGGCAAAGCCAGCTTCGACAACTTCACCCACTTCCGCACCGTGTCCGAGACCCCAACCTGGATGGACCGGTTCCTGCGCGTGCGCTACATGCCGTACGACTGGAGCGAGCTCAGGCTCCTGCAGCGCTGGACCAACAAGAAGCCCAACTTTGACCGCCAGGGGACCGTCGCTAAGGGGTCCGAATACTGGATGTGGTacttcttgggcttgggtaCCAAAGGCGGTGTTAAAG TTAACGAGGCGACGACTTCTTAA
- the ck-1b gene encoding casein kinase 1b, variant — protein MASSTSSNVVGVHYRVGKKIGEGSFGVIFEGTNLLNNQQVAIKFEPRKSDAPQLRDEYRTYKILVGCPGIPNVYYFGQEGLHNILVIDLLGPSLEDLFDHCNRRFSLKTVVMVAKQMLSRVQTIHEKNLIYRDIKPDNFLIGRQGTKTANVIHVVDFGMAKQYRDPKTKQHIPYRERKSLSGTARYMSINTHLGREQSRRDDLEALGHVFMYFLRGGLPWQGLKAATNKQKYEKIGEKKQTTAIKDLCEGFPEQFAQYLTYVRNLGFEDQPDYDYLRELFSQALKDAGGVEDGEYDWMKVNKSDKKGDWDRPGALHNPNARPGPSAMEIHNSRGPTTHHASDPRAQLTAARLNAPQPSPPAQPGQRAKEQPNANAQNNRAYKSQPTPTQSAGNGAQPYNMQQPPQRTMTHTATSNTNPPPSNQPQQQQGGIKGIWKALCCS, from the exons ATGGCTTCGTCGACGTCCTCCAACGTCGTCGGTGTACACTATCGAGTGGGAAAGAAAATCGGAGAGGGTTCATTTGGTGTCATTTTCGAGGGTACcaacctcctcaacaaccagcAGGTTGCCATCAAATTC GAGCCGCGCAAGAGCGATGCTCCCCAGCTTCGCGATGAGTACAGGACATACAAGATCCTTGTGGGATGCC CTGGGATCCCCAATGTCTACTACTTTGGCCAAGAAGGTCTTCACAACATCTTGGTTATTGATCTCCTCGGTCCCTCTTTAGAAGATCTCTTTGACCACTGCAATCGCCGGTTCAGTCTCAAGACGGTCGTTATGGTTGCCAAGCAAATG CTGTCCCGTGTCCAAACTATTCACGAGAAGAACTTGATCTACCGCGATATCAAGCCCGACAACTTCTTGATTGGAAGGCAGGGAACCAAGACCGCCAATGTCATTCACGTAGTTGATTTCGGTATGGCCAAGCAGTACCGTGACCCCAAGACCAAGCAGCACATTCCCTACCGCGAAAGGAAATCGCTTTCGGGAACTGCCCGTTACATGTCTATCAACACCCATCTTGGCCGCGAACAATCCCGACGAGATGATCTCGAGGCCTTGGGCCACGTTTTCATGTACTTCCTCCGCGGTGGCTTGCCGTGGCAAGGCCTCAAGGCTGCTACTAACAAGCAAAAGTACGAGAAGATTGGCGAAAAGAAGCAGACCACTGCCATCAAAGATCTCTGCGAAGGATTCCCTGAACAATTTGCCCAATACCTTACTTACGTCCGCAACCTTGGCTTCGAGGATCAACCCGATTACGACTACCTCCGCGAACTTTTCTCTCAGGCGCTCAAGGATGCCGGTGGCGTTGAGGACGGCGAATATGACTGGATGAAGGTTAACAAGTCCGACAAGAAGGGGGACTGGGATCGGCCTGGGGCTTTGCACAACCCAAACGCGAGACCTGGGCCCTCAGCTATGGAAATCCACAACTCGAGGGGGCCCACGACCCATCACGCAAGCGACCCCCGAGCTCAATTGACGGCCGCTCGTTTAAACGCCCCGCAGCCCTCGCCTCCAGCTCAGCCGGGGCAGCGGGCGAAAGAGCAACCAAACGCCAACGCGCAGAATAACCGGGCTTACAAGTCCCAACCCACGCCCACCCAGTCGGCGGGAAATGGGGCGCAACCATACAACATGCAGCAGCCTCCGCAACGGACAATGACCCACACTGCCACATCGAACACGAACCCACCACCTTCTAACCagccacaacaacagcaaggcGGCATCAAGGGCATTTGGAAGGCCCTGTGCTGCAGCTGA
- a CDS encoding mitochondrial ATPase yields MSRRIATSVTITDPLVKYNALIASNVCSPDIAQHRLAHHLQKLYLRLKDYTPSQEYQSRLQQITKALDSARKENVEAEETQLAVRGHPIRGNPLFAKFFRKSEDRDTLALTRVLTSHEAALHIDSPKGLFLSGEVGTGKSMLLDLLAEGLPTHRKKRWHFNTFMLYALSRLEQFRKSHSQLAMGDQEYSLLWLAKEMVEKSPILFLDEFQLPDRAASKIMNNLFIAFFQLGGVLIASSNRMPEELERATGGYYHPPTTGGLIKQVFGFGKRQGEMFGQTSDFAAFLEVLKARCDFWHMEGTRDWRRRESQTGETGTGAVNKVTDSGATASFQPAFGSLSPGTEPSITTTSEAAMIEQGLQKPSMYFLPSDSEESWTAAINQVIGSNATGQQWSPTDLIVYGRKVHIPRYHNDVTYWDFSELVSSHGPADYLTMASTFHTFIIDKIPVLSLAMKNEARRFITLLDALYESKCKLLIRAEVGPDDLFFPEMRPVKPVTTSSTTTQSTGNGTEQVAAAVVEGDATYSETIAEVFQDSIAPFRPNISEYDPDQDSDFGKEQQVSLTRKVDFNQTVSAFTGQDERFAYKRATSRLWELCSRQWHARTDEGWWQPLPKEARHWEGKEVSKPLESPLVRLNAGPKEKTEIVMGESTVLEEPVGLERFRVREMKEGKR; encoded by the coding sequence ATGAGTCGCCGCATAGCGACCTCGGTCACCATCACTGACCCACTGGTCAAGTACAATGCCCTCATCGCCAGCAATGTCTGTAGTCCCGATATCGCCCAACACCGTCTGGCCCATCACCTGCAAAAGCTCTATCTGCGGTTGAAGGATTACACTCCTTCTCAAGAGTACCAGTCAAGACTCCAGCAGATCACAAAGGCCTTGGACTCGGCAAGAAAGGAGAATGTTGAGGCCGAAGAGACCCAGCTGGCCGTCCGCGGCCATCCCATCAGGGGGAACCCTCTCTTTGCCAAGTTCTTTCGCAAATCAGAGGACAGAGACACTTTGGCATTGACAAGAGTTCTTACAAGCCATGAGGCTGCCCTGCACATTGACTCGCCCAAGGGCCTTTTCCTGTCAGGCGAGGTCGGCACTGGCAAGTCCATGCTGCTGGATCTCCTGGCCGAGGGCTTACCCACACACCGAAAGAAAAGATGGCACTTCAACACCTTCATGTTGTACGCCCTCTCCAGACTGGAGCAGTTCCGCAAGTCGCATTCCCAGTTGGCTATGGGTGACCAAGAGTATTCCCTCCTGTGGTTGGCAAAAGAGATGGTGGAGAAGTCTCCCATTCTTTTCCTCGACGAGTTCCAGCTTCCCGACAGGGCAGCGAGCAAAATCATGAACAACCTGTTTATCGCCTTCTTTCAGCTGGGAGGTGTCCTCATTGCGTCTTCCAACCGGATGCCCGAGGAGTTGGAAAGGGCTACAGGCGGGTATTACCACCCGCCCACAACCGGTGGTTTGATCAAGCAGGTCTTTGGCTTTGGAAAGCGCCAGGGAGAAATGTTTGGCCAGACCAGTGACTTTGCTGCGTTCTTGGAGGTTCTCAAAGCACGATGCGACTTTTGGCACATGGAAGGTACCCGAGACTGGAGGAGACGGGAGAGCCAGACGGGCGAAACAGGTACAGGCGCGGTGAACAAGGTGACGGATTCAGGGGCGACGGCCTCCTTTCAACCCGCCTTTGGGTCATTATCACCCGGCACAGAGCCATCAATAACAACAACTTCAGAGGCGGCCATGATCGAGCAGGGTCTTCAAAAACCATCCATGTACTTCCTCCCCTCTGACTCCGAAGAAAGCTGGACAGCCGCCATCAACCAAGTCATCGGCTCAAATGCCACCGGCCAACAGTGGTCCCCAACTGACCTCATTGTCTACGGCCGCAAGGTACACATCCCGCGCTACCACAACGATGTCACCTACTGGGATTTTTCCGAGCTGGTCTCTTCCCACGGCCCAGCCGACTACCTCACCATGGCGTCGACTTTCCACACCTTCATCATCGACAAGATCCCCGTGCTCTCTCTGGCCATGAAGAACGAAGCCCGCCGTTTCATCACCCTCCTCGACGCCTTGTACGAATCCAAGTGCAAGCTCCTCATCCGCGCCGAGGTCGGGCCTGATGATCTCTTCTTTCCCGAGATGCGTCCAGTCAAACCAGTCAccacatcatcaacaacaacacaaagcACGGGCAATGGAACCGAGCaggtagcagcagcagtagtagAAGGCGACGCAACCTACTCCGAAACCATTGCTGAAGTGTTCCAAGACTCCATCGCCCCTTTTCGTCCAAACATTTCCGAGTATGACCCGGACCAGGATTCGGATTTCGGTAAGGAGCAGCAAGTGTCGCTGACGCGCAAGGTGGACTTCAACCAGACCGTCTCGGCGTTCACGGGCCAGGACGAGCGGTTTGCGTACAAAAGAGCGACGAGCCGGTTGTGGGAGCTGTGCAGCAGGCAGTGGCATGCTAGGACCGATGAGGGTTGGTGGCAGCCGCTGCCCAAGGAGGCGAGGCATTGGGAGGGCAAGGAGGTTAGCAAGCCGTTGGAATCACCGTTGGTGAGGTTGAATGCGGGGCCGAAGGAGAAAACGGAGATTGTGATGGGGGAGTCGACGGTACTGGAGGAACCGGTGGGGTTGGAGAGGTTTAGGGTTagggagatgaaggaggggaagaggtga
- a CDS encoding exosome complex exonuclease Rrp4: MPITILPPKAFRDQPPRHSLNHDSDDVMSDATSDSEDSDSQPGGVSLDGGATIHPRKRHRSGAGAAASSTFTKRPKTNAAINSIPRSAIVTPGERITTDPQWMRGHGTYLSSASLGEQAITSSLAGIVTRTNKLLSVRPLRARYTPEVGDLVVGRIVEVQAKRWRVDVGSTQLAALPLSAINLPGGILRKRTETDELQIRTFFAEGDLVVAEVQQLFQDGGAVLHTRSLKYGKLRNGVFMAVSGTGGGGGVVRSRRQVWTLESANNGGPIDVILGVNGYVWISKHVEPVVPEEAKGQTGITNLEEVVSATMYSSQNDRIEPETMREIARIRGVVTALVENGLRVDEDMVTKGYNEAVELALVSADGPEDVYLGGERGEQLAAALTAV; encoded by the coding sequence ATGCCCATCACAATCCTCCCACCTAAAGCCTTCCGGGACCAACCACCCCGCCACAGCCTCAACCATGACTCCGACGACGTAATGTCCGACGCCACCTCCGACTCTGAAGACTCCGACTCCCAACCGGGCGGCGTCTCTCTCGACGGCGGCGCGACCATCCACCCTCGTAAGCGTCATCgctccggcgccggcgcagCCGCCTCCTCTACCTTCACCAAGCGCCCCAAGACCAACGCTGCCATCAACTCCATCCCGCGCTCCGCCATCGTCACCCCCGGCGAGCGCATCACCACGGACCCCCAATGGATGCGCGGCCACGGCACCTACctctcctcggcctctttGGGTGAACAAGCCATCACCTCCTCGCTGGCCGGCATCGTGACGCGCACCAACAAGCTTCTTTCCGTCCGCCCTCTGCGCGCCCGCTACACGCCCGAGGTCGGCGACTTGGTAGTCGGCCGCATCGTCGAAGTTCAGGCAAAACGGTGGCGGGTCGACGTCGGGTCCACGCAGCTCGCTGCTTTGCCTCTTTCCGCCATCAACCTTCCTGGTGGCATTCTCCGCAAAAGAACGGAGACGGACGAGTTGCAGATCCGCACTTTCTTTGCCGAGGGGGATCTGGTGGTGGCCGAGGTGCAGCAGCTCTTCCAAGATGGTGGTGCGGTGCTGCACACGCGCTCGCTCAAGTACGGCAAGCTGAGGAACGGGGTGTTCATGGCTGTTTCTGGCAcgggcggcggtggaggcgTGGTCAGATCGCGCAGACAGGTGTGGACGCTGGAGAGTGCGAATAATGGCGGTCCGATTGATGTGATTTTGGGCGTCAATGGCTATGTCTGGATCTCAAAGCATGTGGAGCCTGTGGTTCCCGAGGAGGCGAAGGGCCAGACGGGCATTACGAACCTCGAAGAGGTGGTTAGTGCTACCATGTATTCGAGCCAGAATGACAGGATCGAGCCCGAGACAATGAGGGAAATTGCGAGGATTAGGGGCGTGGTAACGGCGCTGGTGGAGAATGGATTGCGGGTGGATGAGGATATGGTTACAAAGGGGTATAATGAGGCCGTGGAGCTGGCGTTGGTGAGCGCGGATGGGCCCGAGGATGTGTATTTGGGTGGTGAGAGAGGAGAGcagcttgctgctgctttgaCGGCTGTCTAG
- the ylo-1 gene encoding aldehyde dehydrogenase has product MAASKVEIAPFEVTPLDAIPAVCSTARATFASHKTKNLQWRLVQLRKLYWALDDFKASLMAALQQDLRKGGYESDFTEVDWVKNDCLHMINNLETFAKTEKLKDLPVTYSMMNFRVKKEPLGTVLIIGPYNFPIQLVLAPLVGAIGAGCTAVIKPSELTPACAMAMKEMIESRLDRDAFAVVNGGVPETNALMEEKWDKIMFTGSAQVGSIIARKAAETLTPVCLELGGRNPAFVTKKANLALAARRLMWGKVLNAGQVCMSHNYVLVDKDVADTFIEFLKIAYKDMFPNGAKASPDLSRIVNARHFNRIKKMLDETKGKIVMGGEMDESELYIEPTAVLVDSLDDPMMQEESFGPIFSIYPVDTLDQALSIANNVHRTPLALMAFGDKSETNRILDEMTSGGACINDSYFHGAVHTVPFGGVGDSGWGAYRGKASFDNFTHFRTVSETPTWMDRFLRVRYMPYDWSELRLLQRWTNKKPNFDRQGTVAKGSEYWMWYFLGLGTKGGVKGALMRWLVVVAGYYLSAYMKARRA; this is encoded by the exons ATGGCCGCATCCAAAGTCGAAATCGCCCCCTTCGAGGTCACACCCCTCGACGCCATTCCCGCCGTCTGCAGCACCGCCCGTGCCACCTTTGCCTCCCACAAGACCAAGAACCTGCAATGGCGTCTCGTCCAGCTGCGCAAGCTCTACTGGGCTCTCGACGACTTCAAGGCCTCGCTCATGGCCGCGCTGCAGCAGGACCTGCGCAAGGGCGGATATGAGTCGGACTTCACCGAGGTCGACTGGGTCAAGAACGACTGCCTGCACATGATCAACAACCTCGAGACGTTTGCCAAGACggagaagctcaaggatCTGCCCGTCACCTACTCGATGATGAACTTCCGCGTCAAAAAGGAACCTTTGGGAAccgtcctcatcatcggccCTTACAACTTCCCCATCCAGCTGGTGCTGGCCCCGCTCGTGGGCGCCATTGGCGCCGGCTGCACGGCCGTCATCAAGCCCTCCGAGCTGACCCCCGCGTGCGCCATGGCCATGAAGGAAATGATCGAGAGCCGGCTGGACCGCGACGCCTTCGCCGTCGTCAACGGCGGTGTCCCCGAGACCAACGCGCTCATGGAGGAGAAGTGGGACAAGATCATGTTCACCGGCAGTGCCCAGGTCGGCTCCATCATTGCCCGCAAGGCCGCCGAGACGCTGACGCCCGTGTGCCTCGAGCTGGGCGGCAGGAACCCGGCCTTTGTgaccaagaaggccaacCTGGCGCTCGCGGCCCGCCGCCTGATGTGGGGCAAGGTCCTGAACGCCGGACAGGTGTGCATGAGCCATAACTACGTGCTCGTTGACAAGGATGTGGCCGACACTTTCATCGAGTTCCTCAAGATTGCGTACAAGGACATGTTCCCCAACGGAGCAAAGGCCAGCCCGGATCTGTCACGCATTGTCAACGCGAGGCACTTCAACAGAATCAAGAAGATGTTGGACGAGACCAAGGGCAAGATCGTCATGGGCGGCGAGATGGACGAGAGCGAGCTGTACATTGAGCCGACGGCGGTGTTGGTGGATAGTCTCGATGATCCGATGATGCAGGAAGAGAGCTTCGGTCCCATCTTTAGCATTTACCCTGTGGACACCCTCGACCAGGCGCTCAGCATTGCCAATAACGTGCACCGGACGCCGTTGGCGTTGATGGCGTTTGGTGACAAGTCGGAGACTAACAGGA TTCTCGACGAAATGACCTCTGGCGGCGCCTGCATCAACGACTCCTACTTCCACGGCGCCGTGCACACGGTCCCCTTCGGTGGCGTCGGCGACTCCGGCTGGGGCGCCTATCGCGGCAAAGCCAGCTTCGACAACTTCACCCACTTCCGCACCGTGTCCGAGACCCCAACCTGGATGGACCGGTTCCTGCGCGTGCGCTACATGCCGTACGACTGGAGCGAGCTCAGGCTCCTGCAGCGCTGGACCAACAAGAAGCCCAACTTTGACCGCCAGGGGACCGTCGCTAAGGGGTCCGAATACTGGATGTGGTacttcttgggcttgggtaCCAAAGGCGGTGTTAAAGGTGCGTTGATGAGATGGCTGGTCGTGGTCGCTGGCTATTATCTATCTGCTTATATGAAGGCGAGGAGGGCTTGA